CTCTGCCGATTTGCCGGTTCTGCGCCAGCAACGCCTCAAGGCGCGGCAGTTGAAAGCCCATCTCGACAAGCTCATCCATATCTCCGAAAGCCGTCTGGCGTTGCCAATGATCGGTTCATCCGCGTTTCCAAAGCCGTTTGATGCAGATTGGTCATGGCGCCCGGAACTGTGGCGTGGGCCGTTGCCTGTGCCGGGGATGAGCACGGTCCAGAGCAAGAGCATGTTGGGCAATGAGGTGACGCTGTTTCATGATTGCGCGCGCTCCGAGCTTACCCTGAGGCAGATCCGCAACCAGCGCGAGGCCGATCTGGCGCCGTTCGGGTTGCGGCTTGATGTGTTCAATTTTGACGGCTCGTTCCTGTCGGCGGTGGTTGATCTGCCGGAAGAGGCGGCGGCGGGGTTGCAAAAGCGGCATTTGCTCAGGGTCGATACCATTGTCGAGTTGGAAAACCCGCTGGAGATATTTCTGCGGCTGAACATCAAGCACGGGCCGAACACCGAGCAGTTGGTGCGTGAATTGCCGCTCGGTGCGGAAGAAGCGATGGTGGAATTTGATCTGGCGTATTCGAAGCTTAATGAAAAGCGGGTTGAGAAAATGTGGCTCGATCTGATTTTCGAAGGGCCGCAGATGAATCAGGTTACCTTGCGGGATCTGACCTTCAGCCGCCGCCCGAGAGCGGAATTGTGAGGACGAGATGAGCGATCTGACGGTTAGCAAGACGCGGATGAAAGAGGGCGTCTGGGAGGCATTGCTCAGGCGCAAGAACGAGGCGCAGCACGCCGATTTGCCGAAGGTGGCGGTGACGCTTGACAATCGCGCGGTGGACGGCGTTTCGGTGGTGCCCGATCAGCACGGTGGTTACCTGTTGCAGGTGCCGGTGCCGCGCGAGGCGATTTGCGACGGGATACAGACATTCCTGATCAGCGATCAGGTTACCGGCGACAAGCTGGGGTCTTTTGCGCTGATGGCGGGAGAGGCGCTGGAAGATGACATTCGTGCCGAGCTGGATCTGCTGCGGGCCGAGTTGGACATGCTAAAGCGGGCGTTCCGGCGGCATTGTCTGGAGACGATGTAGCCGGTGCCATGCGGCCCGCGCTTGACGTGTGGTTCGGGGTGACAACCCTGTTTTGACGCGCCATGCTGTGCGGTAGCACAAGGAGCGCCGCCAATGAACCAATACCCGCATCTTCTCAAGCCGCTTGATCTGGGCCATGTGACGCTGAAGAATCGCGTGCTGATGGGGTCGATGCATACCGGGCTGGAGGAGCGCGGCGACTGGGGTCGGGTGGCGGAGTATTACGCGGCGCGCGCCAAAGGCGGGGCCGGGTTGATCGTCACAGGCGGCATTGCGCCCAACGAAGAAGGCGGCGTCGCCCCCGGTGCGGCGGGGCTTTATACGCCGCAAGATATTGCCAATCATCGCATCGTGACTGACCGGGTACATGAAGAAGGCGGGCGGATTGCCATGCAGATCCTTCATGCCGGGCGCTATGCTTATGGGCCGAAATGCGTGTCGGCCAGCGCGATCAAAAGCCCGATTTCGCCGTTTGCGCCGACCGCGCTTGACGAGGCGGGGATCGAAAAGCAGATCGCTGATTTCGCCACCTCTGCGGCGCGTGCGCGTGAGGCGGGCTATGATGGCGTGGAGGTGATGGGCTCGGAAGGGTATTTCATCAACCAGTTTCTTGTCACCCATGTGAACAAGCGCGAAGACCGCTGGGGCGGGACATATGAGAACCGGATGCGGCTTGCCATCGAGGTGATGAAACGGGTGCGCGCGGCGGTGGGGGATGATTTCATCATCATTTACCGGCTGAGCAT
This is a stretch of genomic DNA from Aquicoccus sp. G2-2. It encodes these proteins:
- a CDS encoding DUF6478 family protein; its protein translation is MGRKTGVLSGLLYQASLRRWARAGRRASSADLPVLRQQRLKARQLKAHLDKLIHISESRLALPMIGSSAFPKPFDADWSWRPELWRGPLPVPGMSTVQSKSMLGNEVTLFHDCARSELTLRQIRNQREADLAPFGLRLDVFNFDGSFLSAVVDLPEEAAAGLQKRHLLRVDTIVELENPLEIFLRLNIKHGPNTEQLVRELPLGAEEAMVEFDLAYSKLNEKRVEKMWLDLIFEGPQMNQVTLRDLTFSRRPRAEL